A genomic window from Triticum urartu cultivar G1812 chromosome 7, Tu2.1, whole genome shotgun sequence includes:
- the LOC125521954 gene encoding peroxiredoxin-2E-1, chloroplastic-like, with the protein MATSALATLSATAAAAGARRALLSRGPSSSLSFASRRLAPAGSLRAGPLPRAATRALSATASPAATTAIAVGDRLPEATLSYFDAPDGELKTVTVRDLTAGKKVVLFAVPGAFTPTCTQKHLPGFVARAGELRAKGVDTVACVSVNDAFVMRAWKESLGVGDEVLLLSDGNGELTRAMGVELDLSDKPVGLGVRSRRYALLADDGVVKVLNLEEGGAFTNSSAEDMLKAL; encoded by the coding sequence ATGGCCACCTCCGCCCTCGCCACCCTCtcggccaccgccgccgccgcgggggccaggcgcgccctccTCTCGCGcggcccctcctcctccctctccttcgcCTCCCGCCGTCTCGCGCCCGCGGGGTCCCTCCGCGCCGGGCCCCTGCCCCGCGCGGCGACGCGGGCCCTCTCCGCGACCGCGTCCCCGGCCGCCACAACGGCCATCGCGGTCGGCGACCGGCTCCCCGAAGCGACGCTCTCCTACTTCGACGCCCCCGACGGCGAGCTGAAGACGGTGACGGTCCGCGACCTCACCGCGGGCAAGAAGGTGGTCCTGTTCGCGGTCCCGGGCGCCTTCACGCCCACCTGCACCCAGAAGCACCTCCCGGGGTTCGTGGCCAGGGCCGGGGAGCTGCGCGCCAAGGGGGTGGACACCGTGGCCTGCGTCTCCGTCAACGACGCGTTCGTGATGCGCGCGTGGAAGGAGAGCCTCGGCGTCGGCGACGAGGTGCTGCTCCTGTCGGACGGAAACGGGGAGCTGACGCGCGCCATGGGCGTGGAGCTGGACCTGTCGGACAAGCCGGTGGGGCTCGGCGTCCGGTCGCGCCGCTACGCGCTGCTGGCCGACGACGGCGTGGTCAAGGTGCTCAACCTCGAGGAGGGCGGCGCCTTCACCAACAGCAGCGCCGAGGACATGCTCAAGGCGCTCTGA